Proteins found in one Sorghum bicolor cultivar BTx623 chromosome 1, Sorghum_bicolor_NCBIv3, whole genome shotgun sequence genomic segment:
- the LOC8081511 gene encoding uncharacterized protein LOC8081511 isoform X1: MWDRGCGLRNGSKGGEGVRGAGRRLRTRRRQLPPISAASSSKAAVRRSPARSFSDGGAVPGSAAASAAPPTFSRQSPRALACVLRAPADDPASSSMEKVYAVNSPHKKRKSQYELSDPKLVPLKCKFRKRLSCHDDESATTESLGYDCIFMNKTSGTDMVSIPEELDSCENTMSLFGGCIEVDSKNGIQEQSLRKMFEIGTSASSSSSNNFSSEAFNSSHSSGTRETDSWVMHDIENHHSDVMLKPHNDDLERIYNVLEQYDNLMEDKLMADDVFGSAAQIMDEKLYSNGVDDIQILPTGQTGYHSEKKLTIDQEFEQYFSNLML; this comes from the exons atgtGGGATCGCGGTTGTGGGTTGCGGAATGGGAGCAAAGGCGGAGAGGGAGTGCGCGGTGCCGGGCGGCGGCTGCGAACGCGGAGGCGGCAGCTTCCACCAATCAGTGCAGCCTCATCCTCAAAGGCTG CTGTTCGTCGGAGTCCCGCGCGATCGTTCAGCGACGGAGGGGCAGTcccaggctcggcggcggcgtcggcggctcccCCCACCTTCTCTCGCCAgtcgcctcgcgccctcgcctgcgtcctccgcgcaccggccgacgaccctgc TTCCAGCAGCATGGAAAAAGTCTACGCCGTCAACAGTCCTCATAAGAAAAGAAAATCACAGTATGAGCTGAGTGATCCAAAGTTGGTACCACTTAAATGCAAGTTTCGCAAACGGTTATCTTGCCACGATGATGAGTCTGCAACCACAGAAAGTTTAGGATATGATTGCATTTTCATGAACAAGACCTCTGGGACGGACATGGTCAGCATACCTGAAGAATTGGACTCTTGTGAGAACACTATGAGCCTATTTGGTGGGTGCATTGAAGTGGACTCAAAAAATGGAATTCAGGAACAATCTTTGAGAAAAATGTTTGAGATCGGGACATCTGCATCCAGTAGCTCGAGCAACAATTTTTCATCGGAGGCTTTTAATTCTTCCCATAGCAGCGGCACAAGAGAAACTGACAGCTGGGTTATGCACGATATAGAGAATCATCATTCAGATGTGATGCTGAAACCACATAATGACGACCTGGAAAGGATATACAATGTGCTTGAACAGTATGATAACCTAATGGAGGACAAACTAATGGCTGACGATGTTTTTGGTTCTGCTGCTCAGATCATGGATGAAAAGCTTTACTCGAATGGTGTTGATGATATTCAGATTTTGCCAACAGGCCAGACCGGCTATCACA GTGAGAAGAAGCTAACCATCGATCAAGAATTTGAGCAGTATTTTTCGAACCTCATGCTGTAG
- the LOC8081511 gene encoding uncharacterized protein LOC8081511 isoform X3: MEKVYAVNSPHKKRKSQYELSDPKLVPLKCKFRKRLSCHDDESATTESLGYDCIFMNKTSGTDMVSIPEELDSCENTMSLFGGCIEVDSKNGIQEQSLRKMFEIGTSASSSSSNNFSSEAFNSSHSSGTRETDSWVMHDIENHHSDVMLKPHNDDLERIYNVLEQYDNLMEDKLMADDVFGSAAQIMDEKLYSNGVDDIQILPTGQTGYHSEKKLTIDQEFEQYFSNLML, encoded by the exons ATGGAAAAAGTCTACGCCGTCAACAGTCCTCATAAGAAAAGAAAATCACAGTATGAGCTGAGTGATCCAAAGTTGGTACCACTTAAATGCAAGTTTCGCAAACGGTTATCTTGCCACGATGATGAGTCTGCAACCACAGAAAGTTTAGGATATGATTGCATTTTCATGAACAAGACCTCTGGGACGGACATGGTCAGCATACCTGAAGAATTGGACTCTTGTGAGAACACTATGAGCCTATTTGGTGGGTGCATTGAAGTGGACTCAAAAAATGGAATTCAGGAACAATCTTTGAGAAAAATGTTTGAGATCGGGACATCTGCATCCAGTAGCTCGAGCAACAATTTTTCATCGGAGGCTTTTAATTCTTCCCATAGCAGCGGCACAAGAGAAACTGACAGCTGGGTTATGCACGATATAGAGAATCATCATTCAGATGTGATGCTGAAACCACATAATGACGACCTGGAAAGGATATACAATGTGCTTGAACAGTATGATAACCTAATGGAGGACAAACTAATGGCTGACGATGTTTTTGGTTCTGCTGCTCAGATCATGGATGAAAAGCTTTACTCGAATGGTGTTGATGATATTCAGATTTTGCCAACAGGCCAGACCGGCTATCACA GTGAGAAGAAGCTAACCATCGATCAAGAATTTGAGCAGTATTTTTCGAACCTCATGCTGTAG
- the LOC8081511 gene encoding uncharacterized protein LOC8081511 isoform X2, producing MIPPAKLAAAEAVRRSPARSFSDGGAVPGSAAASAAPPTFSRQSPRALACVLRAPADDPASSSMEKVYAVNSPHKKRKSQYELSDPKLVPLKCKFRKRLSCHDDESATTESLGYDCIFMNKTSGTDMVSIPEELDSCENTMSLFGGCIEVDSKNGIQEQSLRKMFEIGTSASSSSSNNFSSEAFNSSHSSGTRETDSWVMHDIENHHSDVMLKPHNDDLERIYNVLEQYDNLMEDKLMADDVFGSAAQIMDEKLYSNGVDDIQILPTGQTGYHSEKKLTIDQEFEQYFSNLML from the exons ATGATTCCGCCTGCCAAGCTTGCCGCCGCCGAAGCTGTTCGTCGGAGTCCCGCGCGATCGTTCAGCGACGGAGGGGCAGTcccaggctcggcggcggcgtcggcggctcccCCCACCTTCTCTCGCCAgtcgcctcgcgccctcgcctgcgtcctccgcgcaccggccgacgaccctgc TTCCAGCAGCATGGAAAAAGTCTACGCCGTCAACAGTCCTCATAAGAAAAGAAAATCACAGTATGAGCTGAGTGATCCAAAGTTGGTACCACTTAAATGCAAGTTTCGCAAACGGTTATCTTGCCACGATGATGAGTCTGCAACCACAGAAAGTTTAGGATATGATTGCATTTTCATGAACAAGACCTCTGGGACGGACATGGTCAGCATACCTGAAGAATTGGACTCTTGTGAGAACACTATGAGCCTATTTGGTGGGTGCATTGAAGTGGACTCAAAAAATGGAATTCAGGAACAATCTTTGAGAAAAATGTTTGAGATCGGGACATCTGCATCCAGTAGCTCGAGCAACAATTTTTCATCGGAGGCTTTTAATTCTTCCCATAGCAGCGGCACAAGAGAAACTGACAGCTGGGTTATGCACGATATAGAGAATCATCATTCAGATGTGATGCTGAAACCACATAATGACGACCTGGAAAGGATATACAATGTGCTTGAACAGTATGATAACCTAATGGAGGACAAACTAATGGCTGACGATGTTTTTGGTTCTGCTGCTCAGATCATGGATGAAAAGCTTTACTCGAATGGTGTTGATGATATTCAGATTTTGCCAACAGGCCAGACCGGCTATCACA GTGAGAAGAAGCTAACCATCGATCAAGAATTTGAGCAGTATTTTTCGAACCTCATGCTGTAG
- the LOC8084941 gene encoding probable tRNA (guanine(26)-N(2))-dimethyltransferase 1: protein MAEVEDKLKDYEIKKEGEAEILLHKKNAVFYNPVQVHNRDMSIAVLRTFVAKRKEEHEALVDKRNTSHEKNKQSETSSQTGEDASTGQQDEMDVVCEKELNKAEDQIDDLPKEATKPSWKVTRELKPPLVLEALAATGLRSLRYAREVEGLGKVVALDNDKASVEDCKRNIKFNGASAASKVEAYLVDARIHMLMHPKEFDVVDLDPYGSPSIFLDSAVQAVADGGLLMCTATDMAVLCGTNGEVCYSKYGSFPTKGKYCHEMALRILLASIESHANRYKRYIVPVLSVFMDFYIRVFVRVFTSASEIKNTPLKLSYIYQCVGCDSFHLQCLARTVPKKNNGVKHAPAIGPVVPQECSDCGKKFNIGGPIWSAPIHDQDWVVSTLTGVKSMKDRYPAYDKITSVLTTVSEELHDIPLFFSLHNIAGTVKCTSPSLVMFRSAVLNAGYQISSTHVNPLGIKSDAPWDVIWDIMRCWVKNHPIKEQPRDSPGTAILSKSPKLEANFSRAVAALSKAQAKKIKRFLPNPERHWGPKVRAGRKITSKHISLLGPDAINGALNGGDCHEEGNGAGLDNTAPEPEGIKDVENEPSNKRQKTSDGEPASEP, encoded by the exons ATGGCGGAAGTGGaggacaagctcaaggactacgAGATCAAGAAGGAGGGAGAGGCAGAGATCCTCTTGCACAAGAAGAACGCCGTCTTCTATAATCCCGTGCAG GTTCACAACAGAGATATGTCCATTGCTGTTTTAAGGACCTTTGTTGCCAAGCgcaaggaagaacatgaagCGCTGGTGGACAAGAGGAATACATCACATGAAAAAAACAAACAGAGTGAAACATCGAGTCAAACTGGAGAGGATGCGTCAACTGGCCagcaagatgaaatggatgttgTTTGTGAAAAGGAGCTAAATAAAGCTGAAGATCAAATTGATGATCTGCCAAAAGAAGCAACAAAACCTTCCTGGAAAGTAACCAGGGAGCTTAAGCCACCACTTGTCCTCGAG GCTTTGGCTGCTACTGGGTTGCGATCTCTCCGGTATGCCCGTGAAGTTGAGGGCTTAGGAAAGGTAGTTGCTCTGGATAATGATAAAG CATCTGTCGAAGATTGCAAGCGAAACATAAAGTTCAATGGCGCTTCCGCTGCTAGTAAGGTGGAAGCTTACTTGGTTGATGCTCGAATTCACATGCTGATGCATCCAAAAGAATTTGATGTG GTTGATCTTGACCCTTATGGATCACCATCTATATTTCTCGACTCAGCTGTACAGGCTGTTGCtgatggtggtttattaatgtGCACTGCCACTGATATGGCAGTTCTTTGTGGTACCAATGGAGAAGTTTGTTACTCGAA GTATGGTTCATTCCCAACCAAGGGCAAGTATTGCCACGAAATGGCTTTGAGGATCCTCCTTGCCAGTATTGAG AGCCACGCAAATCGGTACAAGCGATATATTGTGCCTGTTCTCTCTGTGTTCATGGATTTTTATATCCGTGTTTTTGTTCGAGTATTCAC TTCTGCAAGTGAAATAAAGAATACACCTCTTAAACTTTCTTACATATATCAGTGTGTTGGCTGTGACTCTTTCCATCTTCAGTGTCTTGCAAGGACTGTTCCGAAG AAGAATAATGGTGTGAAGCATGCACCTGCTATTGGACCTGTTGTTCCTCAAGAATGCAGTGATTGTGGAAAGAAATTTAATATAGGTGGGCCAATATGGTCAGCTCCTATTCATGACCAAGACTGGGTAGTTTCTACTTTGACAGGTGTTAAGTCAATGAAGGATAGATATCCTGCATATGATAAAATTACTTCAGTTCTAACTACTGTGTCAGAG GAGTTACATGACATTCCATTGTTTTTCAGTCTCCATAACATAGCTGGCACTGTTAAGTGCACATCTCCATCTTTGGTTATGTTTCGATCTGCAGTTCTAAATGCAGGGTATCAGATCTCAAGCACCCATGTTAACCCACTTGGCATTAAGTCTGATGCCCCTTGGGATGTTATTTGGGACATCATGCGCTGCTGG GTGAAGAATCATCCTATTAAGGAACAGCCCCGTGATTCACCGGGCACGGCGATCCTTTCAAAATCGCCAAAGCTAGAA gcAAATTTTTCAAGAGCAGTTGCTGCCCTCAGCAAGGCTCAGGCGAAGAAGATTAAACGATTCCTTCCAAACCCAGAACGGCACTGGGGTCCAAAGGTCAGAGCAGGCAGGAAGATCACGAGCAAACATATCTCTCTGTTGGGCCCTGACGCTATCAATGGCGCTCTGAATGGTGGTGACTGCCACGAAGAAGGAAACGGTGCTGGTCTAGATAATACAGCCCCAGAACCCGAGGGGATCAAAGACGTTGAGAATGAACCCTCAAACAAACGCCAAAAAACCAGCGACGGCGAACCAGCAAGCGAACCTTGA